The genomic region ACGGGCCCGTGGAGCGGTTCGCTCGGGCCTGCAAGGCCACGCCCGAGCAAATGGTGGAGCTCCATCGGCGGTGGGTTGTCGCGGATGCCCGGCGGGGGCAGGGCCTCGACGGGGGTGACGACGGGGGTGACGACCGGGGTGACGGCGGGGGTGATGTGCCTGCCGAGGGGGTCGTCGAAGGGCTCGACGAAGAGGCGGCTGCGGGAGGGGTCGCCGAAGGGGGTGCAGGAAGGTTTGCCGGGGGCGCTTCCGTCGGCGGCTCGGATTCTTTCCGGTCGCGTGGCGCTTCGGGTTCGGATGCCGCCTCGGCTTTTGATTCTGAGTCGGTCGTGGATGCGGGGGGCGGGGGCGATGACTCCAGTGCTTCCGAGATCCAGCGTGGGGGGCCGCCGGACGTGCCTGGGTCGCGGCGGCGGCGTACCGTCGTGCTCGCTGGAGCCGCCGTGGCCGCCGCTGTCGTGTCGGCCGCCCTCGTGGCGAATCTTGTGCCGGGTGACGACGGCGACGGCAAGAAGCAGTCCGTGGGGGTCGCCGTCGGGACCGCCGACGACAGTCCCAAGGTGAGCGAGTCCGGCGATACGAAGGACTCGTCGCCCTCGCCGTCCGCCTCGCGCAGTGGCGAGGCCGAGGCCTCTCCGTCCCCCTCCGAAGCTCCGACCACCGAGGCCGGTGCCGGTGCCGCGAAGAACAGCGAGGCCGAGGTGGTCGCCTCCGCGCCCGTCGTCGCCGTCAACCCGTATAAATGGGATGGTCCGTGCAGTCAGCACTACCTGGTCGACCGGAAGTTCGAGCAGGTGCCTCCGCCGCCGGGTGAGACGGACGCGCGCGGGTGGGTCTCCGCGCTCGGCGGGGTCGCCGCCGGGGAGCAGATGCTCGCGCTGACCGTGCAGGGCACCGGGGAGGCCACCGTCGTCGTGGAGGCACTGCACGTGCGGGTGGTGGACAAGAGCGCGCCGCTGGCCTGGAACGACTTCGCGATGGGCAACGGGTGCGGTGGCGGCGTGGAGACCACGTCGTTCGGCGTGAACCTCGACGCCGGGCGGCCCGCGACCTCGCCCAAGGCCGGGCAGCGGAACTTCCCGTTCAAGGTGAGCGAGTCCAAACCCCACGTCTTCTACGTCTTCGCGGACGCCCGGGCGTACAACGTGAGCTGGTACCTGGAGCTCGACTGGTCCAGCGGGGACAAGAAGGGCACCGAACGCCTCGACGACAAGGGGCAGCCCTTCCGGACCAGCGGGAACGTGGGGCGGCCCGCGTACATCTTCCCGAACGGGAACTCCGAATGGATCCGGCACCCGTACGACCCCAATATTCTGGGCTGAGGACCCGGTCTTCCGGTCAGGGCACTATCAAGTCGCCCTGAGAGTTAGGTTGTTGCTCGTTTGATGACGCGACTCTCCAGGGAGAGGCCCCATGGCCGGTGATGCTCTCAGCCAGGACCCCGCCGAGCTGAGAAGGAGGATCGACACCACCAGGGCGCATCCGGCACGTGTCTACGACGTCTTCCTCGGCGGGAAGGACAACTACGAGGTGGACCGGGCCGCGGCCGCCGCCGCGCTCGCCGCCAACCCGCGCGGCTACCTCGACGTCCGGCACAACCGCGACTTCCTGCGCCGGGCCGTGAACAGGCTGACGGGCGAGGAGGGCATCCGGCAGTACCTGGACATCGGCACCGGTCTGCCCACCCAGGAGAACGTCCACCAGATCGCCCAGCGCCTCGCCCCCGACTCCCGGGTCGTGTACGTCGACAACGATCCGGTCGTCCTCGCCCACGCGCGCGCCCTGCTCACCAGCGGGCCCGAGGGCCGGACCGACTACATCGACGCCGACTTCGAGAACCCGGCCCAGATCCTCGAAGTGGCCGCGAAGACCCTGGACTTCGACCGGCCGGTCGCCCTCGCGCTCGTGGCGATCCTGCACTTCGTCGAGGACGAGAAGGCCTACCCGGTCGTGCGCGAGCTGATCGACGCCCTGCCCTCGGGCAGCCGGCTCGTGCTCAGCCACCTCACCGAGGACCTCAACGCCGAGAAGATCCGCGCGGTCCAGCGAACGTTCACCGAGCGCGGCTTCACCTTCGTACTGCGCTCGAAGGCGGAGGTCGAGCGGTTCCTCACCGAGAACGGCCTGGAGGTCGACGAGCCCGGCGTGGTCCCCGTCCACCGCTGGCGGCCCGACAACGCGGCGCCCGTCCCCGAGCAGCCCGACGCCGCCTACCTCGCCGGCCTCGACGACATCGAGAAGGTCAGGTACCGCGGCATCGACGACGTGACGGACGCGGACATCAATGTGTACGCGGTCACGGGGCGCAAGCCCTGAGATGCGGCCTCTGTGATGCGGGCCCGTCCGGAGTTCCCGGGTCGTTCTCGTGCCCGGCCGGGCCGCGGTACCGCTCAGTCCCACCAGAACGTCCATGAGCGGGCGCCCAGTACCTCCTGCTCGGCGTACGCCCGTAGGGAGTCGTGGTCGCTCTGCTCGATGTTGGCCGGGCAGAACGCGTAGTGCTCGGCGGCGATCGCCTCCGCCTCGGCCAGGGTCCGGGGTGGGGACGCTACGGAGACGGTGAGTTGGTCGAAGGTGAGTGCCACCACCCGTATCCCGAAGCGGTCCTCCCAGGAACGGAGGACCGCGCACAGCGGTGCCACGTCGTTCGTGAGGTTGGCCGGGCCGCACCAGCCGACGGCCGCCGGGATGTCCGCGCTGCGGCGGGCCGGCACGAGGGCGAGGTGCGCCTTCTCCAGCCAACTTCCGGCGCCCATGAGGGAGTCGGTGATCTCGGCCGCCCGCTCGTCCGGGTCGGCGTCCGGCGGGCCCGCCGGGGCCAGGCCCGGCCAGTCGGTGTCCGATGCCTCGGCCGCGTACTCCTCCCAGAGGTCCGCCAGCACCTCCTCCGCGTCGTGGTCGCCCGGATACGACACCACGTCGGGGTCCAACTCCCACTTGTCCGGGTGGGATTCGCTGTCCGCGCGGCCGCCGACCAGCACCGGATACAGGCCCGCCGCGTGCCGCGCGGACGCCAGCCGCAGCCAGTCGCCCGGTGCCGCCGGGGCGTCGGCGCGCCACAGCAGTGGTTCGTCCCAGGGGCCGTCGATCGTCGTGTCGAGCAGCGTCCCGGGCGGGAGGTCGAGACCGAGCGGGCGGCCGGTCGGGTCGGCCGCCAGCGTCGGCAGCTGGTTCGGGAGAGTCGCCATGCACGTGACTTTAGGGCCCGCCACTGACATCGGCCGCGGGGCCCGGTGGAGGAGGCGCTCGCCGGGCTCCGGGATCAGTCGTCGATGCCGAACCATGTCTTGGCGAGGGCGTCCAGCGTCGGCTCAGGCGGCTTGGGCATCCTGCGCAGAGAGGTGGGCAGGTCGCTGTAGACATGCAGCAGCGTGTACGCCATGAGCGTGTGCGGGTCGAACGGCGCGCGCCCGTAGGCCTCGTAGAACCGCTTCAGCAGCCGGGGCTGCCCGCGCGAGATGTACAGGGCGACGCCGACGAAGTCGTACGCCGGGTCGCCGATCATCGCCGGCTCGAAGTCGAACAGGCCCGTCAGGCGCCAGCCGTCCGGGTCCACGGTCAGATGCTCGCTCATGAACTCCGTGTGCAGCAGCACGCGCCGTGCCGGAGCGGCCAGCGGCACCGAGCTCAGGAACCACGGAATCTGCTCCAGCCACGGCTCCGACAGACCGGCCTCGCGCTGCTGCTCCACCGCGTTCGTGCGCTGCGCGTCGACGAACAGGCCCCACTCGGAAGGGCCGACGGAGCCCGCGAGCGGCGCCGGGTTCAGCGCGTGCAGCGCCGCGAGGGTCTCGCCGGCCTCCGTGACGATACGGTCCTGCTCCGCGGCCGGAATCCGCGGCCACGCCTTGGCGAGGCTCTCGCCGGGCAGCCGGGACATCAGGACGAAGGACCAGCCGTTCTTGTACGCCCCGGCCGAGTACACCTGCGGTGTCGGGACCGGGAGTTTGCCGTACACGTGGCTCAGTACCTGCTCCTCCCGCCTGGCGTCGAGCTCCTCGTAGGCGGGGAACAGCTTGACGACGTGCGCGGCGCCGACGGAGTACACCGGAAGCGAACCCTCGATGAAGCGGATCAGCGGCTTCACCGCCACCCCGAGGCGCTCGCACAGGTCCATCACGGCGGGCCGCAACAGGGCCTCGTCACGGACCATGTCGTCCAGTTCCTCGACTGTTTCGACGAGTGGCAGCACAGGTCAACACCATCCAGTCGGCCGGGTGACGGAGAAGGGCAGTGCAGTGCTCATTGCGCTCCCAGTGAGGTCCAACAGGGCTCTGGATTCCCCGGAGTTGGGGGGTTTGCGCCCCGCAGCATCGCATACTTCGGGGTACGCCCGGCCACCTCAACCCTTGGCCATCACTCATACGGATTGCCAGGTCAGGGGAGGGGGAAGCCAGAGGCATATGCGGACCCCTGTGACCGCACCGGTTACCCCTATCGCGGGGTCCCGCCTGTCGTGTACGCCTTCAACTTCCTTCACTCGAACGGGGTAAGCGGCCGGGCCGGTTGTCGTATGTGCCGAGACCCGGGCGCGGCCCCGTGGTGAGGGGCCGCGCCCGGGTCTCGGGCACAGCAGGGCTGAGAAGGGCAGAGCAGGGCAAGGCTGGTTGCGCTTGGGCGGGTGCCGGTGGCGCCCCCCTCGGGCCTTGTCAGAGGCGGTCGGGCGTCCTGATGCCCAGCAGGGCCATGCCCTGGTGGAGCGTGCGGGCCGTCAGGTCGACGAGGAACAGCCTGTTCTCGACGACCTCCTTCGGGTTCGCGTCGCTCAGCACCTGGCACTGGTCGTAGAACGTCGTCAGGTGCGACGCCAGCTGGTACAGGTACGCGGCCAGCTTGTGCGGCTCGTACCCCGACGCCACGTCCAGGAGCAGCTCGCCGAACTGGTCCAGGTGCAGCCCCAGCGCACGCTCCGCCGGGGCCAGTCCGAGCTCCGGGTGGGCCAGCGGACGTGCGTCCCCGGCCTTGCGGAGGATCGACTGGATACGGGCGTACGCGTACTGGAGGTACACGCTCGTGTCGCCGTTCAGCGACACCATCTGGTCCAGGTCGAACTTGTAGTCCCGGACGGCCGACGTGGACAGGTCCGCGTACTTCACGGCGCCGATCCCGACGTACCGGCCGTTCTCGACGATCTCGTCCTCGGTCAGGCCGATCTTCTCGGCCTTCTCGCGGACCACCGCCGTGGCACGGTCGATCGCCTCGTCGAGCAGGTCGACCAGCCGGATCGTCTCGCCCTCACGGGTCTTGAACGGCTTGCCGTCCTTGCCCAGCACCGTGCCGAACGCCAGCTGCTCCGCCTTCGCGTCGCCGTTCAGCCAGCCCGCCCTGCGCGCCGTCTCGAAGACCATCTTGAAGTGCAGGGACTGCCGGGCGTCGACCACGTAGATCAGGTTGTCCGCCTTCAGGTTGAAGACGCGGTCCCTGATCGCGGAGAGGTCCGTCGCCGCGTAGCCGTAGCCGCCGTCCGACTTCTTCACGATCAGCGGGACCGGGTTGCCGTCCGGGCCCTTGACGTCGTCGAAGAACACGCACAGGGCGCCCTCGGACCACACCGCCACGCCGGCCTCTTCGAGGAGGCGGCACGTCTCGTCCAGCATGTCGTTGTAGCCCGACTCGCCGACGATGTCCGCGTCCCGGATCTCCATGTCCAGCTTCTCGAAGACCGAGAAGAAGTAGATCTTCGACTCGTCCACGAACTTCTGCCACGTGGCCAGCGTGTGCGGGTCGCCCGCCTGGAGGTCGACCACCCTGCGCCGGGCCCGCGTCTTGAACTCCTCGTCGGAGTCGAAGTGCGTGCGCGCGGCCTTGTAGAGGCGGTTGAGGTTCGACATCGCCTCCTCGCCCGTCACCGCGCCGTCCTCGGCGGACTTGTGGTCCAGCTCGTGCGGGTGCTCGTCCAGATACTGGATGAGCATGCCGAACTGCGTGCCCCAGTCGCCGATGTGGTGCCGCCTGACGACGGTCTCGCCGACGAACTCCAGGACCTGGACGACCGCGTCGCCGATCACCGCGGAGCGGAGGTGGCCTACGTGCATCTCCTTCGCCACGTTCGGCTGGGCGTAGTCGATGACCGTCGTGCCCGGGTTCTCCGTGAACGGGACGCCGAGGCGGTCCGCCGGGTCCGTGGCGCGGGCCGCGAGGTTCTCCGTGATCGCCCGGTCCGTGATCGTGATGTTCAGAAAGCCCGGGCCCGAGACCTCGATGTCCTTGATCACGTCACCCTTGACCACCCGGTCGACGACCTGGGTCGCCAGGTCCCGGGGGTTGGCCTTCGCCTTTTTCGCCAGCGCGAGGATTCCGTTGGCCTGGAAGTCCGCCCGGTCGCTGCGTCGCAGCAGTGGGTCCGCGGTCGTGGTGTCCGGCGTGGTCTCCGGCAGGGCTGCCGTGAGCGCGTCCGCCAGGCGCTGGTGGACGGTGGCGGTGAGGGACGTGACCGAGGCCATGGGGTGGGTGCCGTTCTCCTCGTGGGGATGGGTGGATCCGCCCAGTATCCCACGGGGGTAAAGCGAGTTTTCGCCCCCGCCGCCCCTGCCCTCCCCCACTCTCGGCTTCGCTTCAGCGGGGGACCCCCATGAGCGGGGGGATCTCCGTCGTCAGTTTCTGGGGGCTGCCGCCCCCGGGCCCCCGCTCGTCCGCCCCGACGACTTCGACGCGCTCGTGTGGTGGAGCTTCGGCCGCGCCATCCGGTCCATGGCGCACATGCACGAGCTTGCCGCGTGGGCGCGGGAACACTGCAACAACCCCGTTCACGGGCTGGGCCCGCGCTGCTTCCGCCCGCGCACAGCCTGCTTCCGCCCCCGCCCCGCGCCCGCCGGCCGCCCGGTATGGAGACCGGCCGGCCGACAGGCAGGTGTCGGCCCGGATCAGGCCGTGCTTACTTCGTGGCCTCGGTGGAGAGCACGGCCTCGCCCGGCTCGCCGACCGAGCCGTCCCAGGCGTTGTCGTCGCTCGTGATCCACTTGTAGTCCACCACGCAATCCCACTCGGGGTCCTCCACCGGGGACGTGTCCAGGACCGCGTCCATGGGCTCGCCCACGGTCCCGCCCGGGATCTCGACGTCCGACGTCCCCGTCTTCTCGACACAGGCGGGCTTCCCGCCTACCTCGCCCGCGTCGACAACCGCGAGCCGGGTGCCCGTCGACTGCCCGCCGGTGCCCGCCTGTGCGGTGCCGACGGCCGCGCCGATGGTGAGCAGGGCGGTGGCGCCGAGGACGGCGACACGCTTGGCGATCTTGGTCTGCTTCACGAGGAATGTCCTTACGCAGGGCCACCGTTCGGAACGCGGTGGCGATGGGCATCACCGTGTCGCGAGGTACCTGAGGGCACGCTGAGGACCTGAGGCAGGCTTCAGGCTTCGCCACCGGGAAGGCGCGGGTGAGGCAGGCTGAGGGGCATGCATCTGCTGATGGTGGAGGACGACGTACGGCTGGCCGGCCTGCTGTGCCGGGGCCTGGCAGACGAGGGGTTCGAGGTCGACTGGGCCGCCGACGGCTCCGAGGGGCTGCGGCGCGCACTGTCCGACGCGTACGACGTGATCATGCTGGATGTGATGCTGCCCGGACTGCACGGCTACGGCGTCTGCGCGAAGGTGCGGGAGGCGGGCAATACCACGCCGATCCTGATGCTCACGGCCAAGGCCGGCGAGTACGACGAGGCCGAGGGCCTGGAGACGGGCGCGGACGACTACCTGGCCAAGCCGTTCTCCTTCGTGGTCCTCACCGCCCGCCTCAAGGCCCTCGTCCGCCGTGCCGGCCGCCCCGCCACGGCGGTGCTCAAGGTGGGCGATCTGCGCATCGAACCGGTGTCGTTGCGCTGCTGGCGCGCGGACGAGGAGGTCTCGCTCACCACCAAGGAGTTCGCCGTCCTCGCCACGCTCGCCGAGCGGGCCGGTGAGGTGGTCACCAAGACCGACATCGCCCGGCGGGTATGGGACGAGTACTACGACGGTGATCTGAACGTGGTGGAGGTGTACGTCAGTGCGCTGCGCAGGAAGATCGACGCGCCGTTCGGACGCCGCAGCATCCGGACCCTCCGGGGCGCGGGCTACCGGCTCTCGGCCGATGGCTGAGCGCCGCCGGCCACGGCTCCGGCTGCCGCGTCCGAGTACGGTACGGCCGCGTACAGTACGGGCCCGTACGACCGTCGCCGTCACCTTCGTGCTCGGGATCGCGCTGGCCGCCGGTGCCGCCGTCCTGCTCGCGGTCGTACGCGGTGACCTGTTGGACACCGCCCGCCAGGCGGCACAAGAAAAGTCCCTGACCGCGGTGGATCTGCTCTACCAGGCGGAGCCGGAGGGCGAGTACGCCATCGCCGCGAACGGGCAGGTCGACGTGGTCGAATTCGCGCAGTACGCCCAGATGGAACCGAACCCGATGCAAACGGAGAAGGAGGTCATCTCCACGGACTCTTCCGATTTCGCCCGAGCGATGTCGGCGGACGGCCGCTACCGGGTCCAGTCGGAGGTCGACTTCACCGCGGCCCAGGACACCCTGGACAGCATGCTCGCCCTGATGATCCCCGGCGTCCTGCTGATCGTCCTGCTCGGTGCCCTGCTCACCTGGTCGGCGGTGGGCCGGGCGCTGGCCCCGGTCGAGGCCGT from Streptomyces sp. NBC_00878 harbors:
- a CDS encoding SAM-dependent methyltransferase; translation: MAGDALSQDPAELRRRIDTTRAHPARVYDVFLGGKDNYEVDRAAAAAALAANPRGYLDVRHNRDFLRRAVNRLTGEEGIRQYLDIGTGLPTQENVHQIAQRLAPDSRVVYVDNDPVVLAHARALLTSGPEGRTDYIDADFENPAQILEVAAKTLDFDRPVALALVAILHFVEDEKAYPVVRELIDALPSGSRLVLSHLTEDLNAEKIRAVQRTFTERGFTFVLRSKAEVERFLTENGLEVDEPGVVPVHRWRPDNAAPVPEQPDAAYLAGLDDIEKVRYRGIDDVTDADINVYAVTGRKP
- a CDS encoding DUF4253 domain-containing protein, which codes for MATLPNQLPTLAADPTGRPLGLDLPPGTLLDTTIDGPWDEPLLWRADAPAAPGDWLRLASARHAAGLYPVLVGGRADSESHPDKWELDPDVVSYPGDHDAEEVLADLWEEYAAEASDTDWPGLAPAGPPDADPDERAAEITDSLMGAGSWLEKAHLALVPARRSADIPAAVGWCGPANLTNDVAPLCAVLRSWEDRFGIRVVALTFDQLTVSVASPPRTLAEAEAIAAEHYAFCPANIEQSDHDSLRAYAEQEVLGARSWTFWWD
- a CDS encoding phosphotransferase family protein, whose translation is MLPLVETVEELDDMVRDEALLRPAVMDLCERLGVAVKPLIRFIEGSLPVYSVGAAHVVKLFPAYEELDARREEQVLSHVYGKLPVPTPQVYSAGAYKNGWSFVLMSRLPGESLAKAWPRIPAAEQDRIVTEAGETLAALHALNPAPLAGSVGPSEWGLFVDAQRTNAVEQQREAGLSEPWLEQIPWFLSSVPLAAPARRVLLHTEFMSEHLTVDPDGWRLTGLFDFEPAMIGDPAYDFVGVALYISRGQPRLLKRFYEAYGRAPFDPHTLMAYTLLHVYSDLPTSLRRMPKPPEPTLDALAKTWFGIDD
- the argS gene encoding arginine--tRNA ligase, encoding MASVTSLTATVHQRLADALTAALPETTPDTTTADPLLRRSDRADFQANGILALAKKAKANPRDLATQVVDRVVKGDVIKDIEVSGPGFLNITITDRAITENLAARATDPADRLGVPFTENPGTTVIDYAQPNVAKEMHVGHLRSAVIGDAVVQVLEFVGETVVRRHHIGDWGTQFGMLIQYLDEHPHELDHKSAEDGAVTGEEAMSNLNRLYKAARTHFDSDEEFKTRARRRVVDLQAGDPHTLATWQKFVDESKIYFFSVFEKLDMEIRDADIVGESGYNDMLDETCRLLEEAGVAVWSEGALCVFFDDVKGPDGNPVPLIVKKSDGGYGYAATDLSAIRDRVFNLKADNLIYVVDARQSLHFKMVFETARRAGWLNGDAKAEQLAFGTVLGKDGKPFKTREGETIRLVDLLDEAIDRATAVVREKAEKIGLTEDEIVENGRYVGIGAVKYADLSTSAVRDYKFDLDQMVSLNGDTSVYLQYAYARIQSILRKAGDARPLAHPELGLAPAERALGLHLDQFGELLLDVASGYEPHKLAAYLYQLASHLTTFYDQCQVLSDANPKEVVENRLFLVDLTARTLHQGMALLGIRTPDRL
- a CDS encoding response regulator transcription factor, yielding MHLLMVEDDVRLAGLLCRGLADEGFEVDWAADGSEGLRRALSDAYDVIMLDVMLPGLHGYGVCAKVREAGNTTPILMLTAKAGEYDEAEGLETGADDYLAKPFSFVVLTARLKALVRRAGRPATAVLKVGDLRIEPVSLRCWRADEEVSLTTKEFAVLATLAERAGEVVTKTDIARRVWDEYYDGDLNVVEVYVSALRRKIDAPFGRRSIRTLRGAGYRLSADG